The Mytilus edulis chromosome 12, xbMytEdul2.2, whole genome shotgun sequence genome contains a region encoding:
- the LOC139499163 gene encoding uncharacterized protein, with protein sequence MKTAVLPWFFQVIAVTFVYELKCPAPGHWRLRARKFYCGQSYVCLLRSPENSYRETCDGLDYSRTGSKLIFEPYFNKAGCSYKRYQPFPFSTDGNNKCVYQKSFCNEEGQIVHREGSMINDSTCECDSSLGYIFVTTPKHNCYCLPSEEDCSCRKLICDNEANPCPAIGTDNQNNSCPEIIARPSQQQNLSSALENRFEDVRNNYDEGRTHTLNCIFFILALLIVFTIGLPLYGLSQWPDAFYKVPSFKWIVDHLMFIDMLKEGESKKIKKQSSNEEKNRTLMEILLNGDEDHYNQFLEALNAFKEYQELAMLIQNTEVTSEDRELVHNCTKRID encoded by the exons ATGAAAACAGCAGTACTACCCTGGTTTTTTCAA gtcATTGCTGTGACATTTGTATATGAGTTAAAGTGTCCAGCGCCAGGACATTGGCGTCTCAGAGCAAGAAAGTTTTATTGTGGTCAGAGCTATGTGTGTTTGTTGCGTTCACCAGAGAATTCGTATCGTGAGACCTGTGATGGCCTGGATTATAGCAGGACAG GCAGCAAACTTATATTCGAACCATATTTCAACAAAGCAGGATGCAGCTATAAACGATATCAGCCTTTCCCATTTTCAACTGATGGTAACAATAAGTGTGTGTATCAAAAGTCGTTTTGTAATGAAGAGGGTCAAATCGTCCACCGTGAAGGAAGTATGATAAATGATTCAACATGTGAATGCGATTCTTCACTAGGGTACATATTTGTGACCACACCAAAGCACAACTGCTATTGTTTACCCTCAGAGGAAGACTGTTCATGTCGCAAACTCATTTGTGACAATGAAG CTAATCCTTGTCCTGCTATTGGTACTGACAATCAGAATAATTCATGTCCAGAAATTATCGCCAGACC GTCACAACAACAAAACTTATCTTCGGCATTAGAAAACAGATTTGAAGACGTTAGAAATAATTATGATGAAG GTAGAACTCATACATTAAACTGTATCTTCTTTATCCTAGCATTGTTAATTGTCTTCACGATTGGTTTACCATTATACG GTTTATCACAGTGGCCTGATGCATTCTATAAAGTTCCTTCATTTAAATGGATAGTAGATCACCTGATGTTTATAGATATGTTGAAAGAAGGAGAAAgtaaaaagattaaaaaacagagttcaaatgaagaaaaGAACAGGACACTAATGGAAATACTTTTGAATGGAGATGAAGACCATTATAATCAATTCCTCGAAGCTTTGAACGCATTTAAAGAATATCAAGAACTCGCAATGCTAATACAAAACACAGAAGTTACGTCTGAGGATAGAGAACTCGTTCACAACTGCACCAAAAGGATTGATTAA